A genomic window from Pocillopora verrucosa isolate sample1 chromosome 7, ASM3666991v2, whole genome shotgun sequence includes:
- the LOC136282449 gene encoding uncharacterized protein, which produces MSVLRYLHAMLLISQLTHTKEAQPTVSCRNFKFVIDEDVVYNHILEGQVFQRLTVHSATQCHMKCKDDCLCVSMNYFPLSKENNCELNDANKDMEPAAMKWSERGNYYDLMRSYTVKGGGSYIPGIHRCVNRCCNQNPCLNGGVCQEICDNRSPRFNCTCSYKYTGKRCGHTTHPRNCKDIADNGASQSGKYNIFDSANKPFSVYCDLQSEPGFVWALIQSFSFANKATYKDKGFGTDFPVNDNNNEPEWNSYRLSLSHMQSLSNHSTHLRVTCNLPADGLQYTDYARAVMAGHDIFGDWGGDCLLFEYINIRGINCSGCTAYTRMDLNGAWFVNSFKSKENGCDFDGSPGAVDNENNFGRYRSGAINTNHRCSSSDPSTTQYWFGVKHE; this is translated from the exons ATGAGTGTTCTTCGCTATCTACATGCGATGTTGTTGATATCTCAGCTCACTCACACCAAAGAGGCGCAGCCAACAGTAAGTTGTCGAAACTTCAAGTTTGTTATCGATGAGGATGTCGTCTATAATCACATTCTTGAGGGTCAAGTCTTTCAAAGATTGACAGTCCACAGCGCCACCCAGTGTCACATGAAGTGCAAAGATGACTGCCTGTGTGTATCCATGAATTATTTCCCTCTgtccaaagaaaataactgcGAGCTCAACGATGCTAACAAAGACATGGAGCCAGCGGCGATGAAATGGAGTGAAAgaggaaattattatgatttgaTGAGAAGCTACACGGTGAAG GGTGGAGGAAGCTACATTCCAGGGATACATCGCTGCGTTAATAGATGCTGCAACCAGAATCCCTGCCTCAACGGGGGGGTATGTCAGGAGATTTGTGACAATCGCAGCCCCAGGTTTAACTGCACCTGTTCTTACAAATACACCGGTAAGCGTTGTGGTCACACTACACATCCAAGAAACTGCAAAGACATCGCTGACAACGGAGCCTCACAATCAggaaaatacaatatttttgatTCAGCCAATAAACCgttttctgtttactgtgaCTTGCAGTCAGAACCTGGCTTTGTATGGGCATTGATACAGTCGTTCTCCTTCGCCAATAAGGCCACATATAAGGATAAGGGGTTTGGCACGGATTTTCCTGTGaatgacaataacaatgaaCCGGAATGGAACTCTTACCGCCTTTCCTTATCACATATGCagtctctctcaaatcactccACACATCTGAGAGTAACATGCAACTTACCTGCAGATGGCCTGCAGTATACGGACTACGCACGCGCAGTTATGGCAGGTCATGACATATTCGGTGACTGGGGTGGAGATTGCCTACTGTTTGAGTATATTAACATCCGTGGAATTAACTGTTCTGGTTGCACCGCCTACACGAGAATGGATCTTAATGGTGCTTGGTTCGTGAACAGTTTCAAAAGCAAGGAAAACGGATGCGATTTTGATGGGTCACCAGGAGCAGTTGacaacgaaaataattttggacGGTATCGTTCCGGAGCAATAAATACGAATCACCGCTGCTCCTCTTCGGATCCTTCTACAACGCAATACTGGTTTGGGgttaaacatgaatag